ATGCTGCGGGCCGTGCTCACCGACACCCGGTGATCCTCGGACCAGGCCAGCGGTTCCAGCCCGCTGGCGCCGTGCTGCAGCCGCACCGCCGGCTCTCGCCGCACCGCCGTGAGCCGGAACCCGGCGCTCgctgccgcagccgccgccgcttCCTCCACGACCGCCTCGAGCCCCAGCGGCGGCTCCTcccgcccggccgccgccgccgccgccgccatgttACCGCCGCCTCACGGGCCGCGCGCACGCGCCGCCGCCGAAGCCGccggcgggcccggccggggctgccccgccgccgcctgcgCTCCCTGCCGCCCCGAGAGCGCGGGGTGCGGGGTGCGGAGAGCCCTCATGGAGCTCCCGCAGCGCCGCGGGGTGATGGGGAGCCGGGTGGGATCCGGTCTGGGGGGAGGCTCCGCAtccgccgccgcgccgccctCACGGGACGAGACGGGCGGGCGGGAGGCCGCCCCGGGGTCTTGAGGAAGAGCGGGTGGGACATGGCGGCGGGCGTGGGGATGCGCGGCCTCGGCAGGGTACGAgcggaggggaagggaagggagtgTGGGGTCTGCGGGGCACTGGACCCTacgggacaggggacacgggaTACGGCACACGGGACCCTGCGGGACAGAGGACACGGGACACAGGAACTTgcgggacaggggacatgggaTATGGCATATGGCACACGGGACCCTGCGGGACGTGCGACCCTACGGTACCGTGACCGGGCGGGAGGCAGCATCCGCCAAGTTTATGTGATGTTAAATGGAGCTTTTGGCTTCTCCCCAGCCCGAGCCGGGGCTGATCCGGCACCGGGGCTCCCCGGGCAGAGGTCGGGCAGATCCGGCTCCTCCGAGCCCCCGGAGCTGCGGGCAGAGCGGACGGCGCTGCCCCGGCTCACCGCGTTCCCTGTGACGGGCTGCGGGCgatgctctccctgccctctgcttcGTCTGCATAGGCTTTAAAATACTTTAGAGAGAGATTTTTAAAGCATGTTCTGCCCATTCACTGGGATGTTGAATGGAATCCTTTAGGGCTCAGCGCTAGATTTGGCTTTCAGCAGCATCAGAAGCCTCAGGCACGGTGGTGGATCTGCTGGAGTAGGAGTTGTGTagctgcagaaagcagctttgATTTCTTAATCATGGAATGGGGGATTCCAAAAATAAGGCTCTGATGTTTGTGTGTTAACTCCCAGTCAGTGCTGACCGGTTTGTTTCACTTTAAAGCAATCTGGTGCTCTGAAAAGGAAGCTCCAGTCACCACATGGAAACCCGCCCGTGAAACGAAAACGTAAATTATCCACAAACACCTTCAGGAAGGATGCCACGgaggctggcaggagggaggagggaagctCATCACAAAAAACTGTTCCTAAGAAGCAGCTGAGAGACAAACAGAATGAAAGCCAGAAAAACAAACCTTTCATCAAGACATCCAGCTTGTTTAAAAACAACCCAGACATCCCAGAAATTCACAGGTATTTTAGATAAAtgggagggaagaaaaacagcTCTTGCAATGCCTTGAAATTCAGGCTCTTGAATTCTTACCCTTGCTTGGCAGATGAAGTTTTATTGCTGATTATGCAGAATGGTGTTATATTTTTAACCCTGctatgtgttttgtttttgtttctcctAACTCAGAAAAGAAGTGCGGCAGGtgcaagaaaatgttttcactaCAGATTCCTTCAGCCAGCTGGACCTCCACCCACACCTGGTGAGTGGCAGGAGGGCTGCATTCCTCAAAACCATGGGGGTCTGGGTGGGGGCTCAGAGAGCCTTTATCCATGGTGACCTGGATACTTCACCTGATTTTGTCACTCAGGGTGTTGGACCATGTCCTGACCTGTCCCCAGACACAGTCCCAGCCCTCTTCACTGTTTGCAGCTGtagtaccaaaaaaaaaaccagcaatgGTGTAATTCTGATTGAGGAGATGGGAACTTTATGGACCAGTTATGCAGACAATAAATGTCAGTCTTCTGGGTTTTGTTCTGTCTTAGCAGTACAAGAAGTAACAAAAGGAACAGTTTGACAATAAAACctttatttctctctgttaTCTCTTTAGATCTCCACAATAAGCACTGTCCTAAACATATGCAGCATGACCAGGTAAGCAAATCAATATCAAAACTTTGCAGTTTACCCCTGAAAGCCAATCAGCTGTgattatttcattatatttaaTGGGTTTGGGGAGACCACAGTACCACTGTCCTGTTTGCTATTGGGTTTGTAGGCACTCCTGCCTTCTGGTTTGGTACTTGAATCATAAACCCATCTGGTTTGAATTTATCACATCCCAGTGGCTTTGCTTAGAAATCACCTCAGCTgatgcagctgcacagcagagatGAGGGTGGGGAATGTGTAAAGAGTTTTGAGACAGTCACTGTGTGTTGAAATCTTGGAATTCCATCCTGTGCTGCATCTgcatttcctgccctgctgtgtttGTCACCCAGTGTTCAGAAGCAAGCAattcctgtgctcctgcaaGGCAGAGATGCCCTGGTGAGATCTCAGACTGGTTCAGGTCAGTGTTGAACTGTCACTGTCCCTCCTTAGGGTGTgttaattgcatttattttggtAGATCTTAGTGAGATAGCACCACCTCTCTTTTCTAATTGACCCTTTATTGAATTGCCTGTTAATCTTCCATTCTGCAAACTTTCTGTTTAATAGAAACTTTTCCAGACTATGACTGCAGTTTAAGAgtgatgggaaaaatggggCTTTGGTTTTCTGGAGGGTTGTAATTgccatatatatattttttaatggaaatttttcttattttctccctttcatAAAGGTAAAACTCTTGCCTATGGGATTCCACTTGTACAGTCTTTGCAAGGAATGGAATCCAAAATACAGGTAGGTCCAACAGCACTAAATAAATTTGCTTTTGAAACTaagattaataaaaataaaatccagctCCTGTAGTCATTGCTGTCTCTTTTTCATACAAGCAATCCATATTCCCATTTATTCATACATGTGACAGAAGGAATTTTCCAGTTCTCTAGATGTGTGATGGTACAAGATCCATGTTAGCTATTCACCATTGCTCCATACTGCAGGATGAATTGGAAATGGGCTAAATTATCAGGTGTGGAGAAAGCAGAGAGCAGAAGAAATGGCCTGGAAGAACTGAAAACAGAGGTTGCTGTTTGGTAATCTTTGGCATGGGGTGGGATTGGGTAGTTGCTCCCAGTTTGGATCATACaccaggaaatgctgctgcagatCTTGTGCATTTTATGGAAAGAGATCATCCTGACTGAAGGGTTGAAGCATTTCCAGCCCATCCTGGATTGTCACCTGCAGATTGTTGCTGTGCATCGAGCAggagagcatccctgcagctcaggagcacaggagtgaaacaagaaaatgaaacaagaatTGTGTGTGCAAGGAAACGTTGGCTTTGGCTGTGAGCAGCTTTCCCAGCAGGGACAAGAAGGCAGTGTGGGATTGATATGGGAAAAACTTGATTTTATGAAAGCTGTGGGGCAGAAATACCCTAAAATACCATGTACAGACTTGCACTGAAGGCCTTCAGTGCTGGTGAGAGCAGGGAGGTTGTGAAGggctgtgctcagtgctgccTTCTCTCAGAGCCCTGCTCTTGTGTGTTTGCAGCGCAGTGATGGCCCCTACGCGCTCGTGCTCGTCCCAACCAGGGAGGTAGGTGGCTTTTCCTTCCTCAGTCTGTCTGAACACTGATTTTTGGGGAGGTAGGTGGCTTTTCCTTCCTCAGTCTGTCTGAACACTGATTTTTGGGGAGGTAGGTGGCTTTTCCTTCCTCAGTCTGTCTGAACACTGATTTTTGGGGAGGTAGAtggcttttccttcctccatctgtCTCAACACTGATTTTTGGGGAGGTAGGTGGCTTTTCCTTCCTCAGTCTGCCTCAACACTGATTTTTGGGGAGGTAGAtggcttttccttcctccatctgtCTCAACACTGATTTTTGGGGAGGTAGGtggcttttccttcctccatctgtCTCAACACTGATTTTTGGGGAGGTAGGTGGCTTTTCCTTCCTCAGTCTGTCTGAACACTGATTTTTGGGGAGGTAGGTGGCTTTTCCTTCCTCAGTCTGTCTGAACACTGATTTTTGGGGAGGTAGGtagcttttccttcctccatctgtCTCAACACTGATTTTTGGGGAGGTAGGTGGCTTTTCCTTCCTCAGTCTGTCTGAACACTGATTTTTGGGGAGGTAGGTGGCTTTTCCTTCCTCAGTCTGTCTGAACACTGATTTTTGGGGAGGTAGGTGGCTTTTCCTTCCTCAGTCTGCCTCAACACTGATTTTTGGGGAGGTAGAtggcttttccttcctccatctgtCTCAACACTGATTTTTGGGGAGGTAGGTGGCTTTTCCTTCCTCAGTCTGTCTGAACACTGATTTTTGGGGAGGTAGGTGGCTTTTCCTTCCTCAGTCTGCCTCAACACTGGTTTTTGGGATATTGGTGTGGGTCCATCAGAGCTCCCCACATCAGAAAACACTGTCAGATCCCTTTGCTCAGATCTTGCCCTCACAAAACATGTTGTCATTTTTGTGTTGTCATTTTTGTTCAGTGCTAGCCACAGTAAGAAAGGAGTTTCTCAGTTCTCCTCCTGCAGTTGGAGATCTTTGTGGAGGCTGCAGAACCCCCCTGGCTCAGTGCAAGGGGAATGAGTAAAACCAATGAATTCAGCTTTGCAAATGTGTAGCTTTATACAAgtatttcattttcaaagctgTTTATTCAAATCCATAAGTGAATGCTGAAGCTGAGGCCTTTCAAGAGTTGGTTTCTCCACTGAACTCttcaatttaatttatattatttgcaaTTGCAAAGGCAGTGTCAGAAAAGATTATcaaccttttttatttttgtttggtatGTCAAATGATAATAACTGCCATGTGGAGAATTGATTGCAGGTATCTCATTTGAGGTCCCATATTTTATGCAGCCTGCAGTACAATATCTCTGCTCTATTACTGAAAGGAGAAGGCTCTGAagctatttaaatttttttactgCCTCTTTAGGATGCCATGTGAATACTAAGCATGGAGGAAACTGTGTGTAAACTCATTTAAAGGGCTGCCATTGAGAGTACTTAGGAAGATAATTTGTGATTATAATTGGTATTACTTTATAATGGAAGCAATAACCTTCCttgagaaaagaaatgcagaaagatCCAGTGGCACAATCACTCCACGGGTCAGGTGAGGAACAGTGAGGGCTGCCAGAAGAGAATTGACCtatgtgtttccttttttcccagaatttttataattttctcttttattcttcTTCTGGAGCAAAATCTTCTGTGCCTGTAGCTTGTTTTCTCCCCAGGGCATTCACAGAAGCCAGCAGAAGTCTCTCTTGTCCTGAGACCTGGCTTGTGGAGCTGAGCCAGTAAAGAGGTTTTTGAGCAggtcaaaataaaataaaagagagattcttcaagagaaaaaaatagtaagcagtttctaaaagaaaaactaaGGATGCATTTAGAATTCTGATAAACATAACTAGATTAATTTACAGATTTTTGTGCCATGGGGATTTGTAATCCAGCTTTTTAGTCCAGAGAGACTTTGTCAGAgctcattttcttttgttgattTCCATAGCTTGCACTCCAAAGTTTTGATACAATCCAGAAACTACTTAAGGTAAGAATTCAATGCTCTGTGTTCTTATTCTTGTGAGGAACTAAACAACTTCAGTTCCTGTGAATTCAGGGGGAGGTTTAAGGAAATCCAGCACCTGGCAAGATGTATGGTCCTTAAAGATAAATGTGTTTAAGTGTGTGATTTCCCTGTGGcatgttttaaattattacaTGAGCAATTAAGTGATTAATTATGGCACCCTAGTTGCACATGTGCTGATAAACAAGCACAGTTGATTTTCACAGCCATTTGTTTGTAGAAATACCTTTCATTGTCTCAGGCTGAGTTATGAATGGAAACTCTGGTGGTGACAAGGACCGTTTTACTGAAACTAATACTGGCCAGATGGGTTTCAGATGGGGAGCAGGACTTGGGGAAATGCTTTGCCAGCTGAATGACTGGAGAAATGAGAAGGCTTTTAAAATCATTAAATGATAGTGCTTTCCTTGTAATTGAGGCAGAGTATCTTACCATTGGGCTAGAAGGTGTTTAAATCATTTATTTATCTGATTCATATTTCCACCccctcttcatttttctttggaaTAATAGGGTACTTCCTCATTATTTATAAGTCTTATAAATTTATAAGTCTTAAAAAGAGACTTACAAGTCTTTTTTTAGTGCTGGAGCTGTGATCACATCACATGCACACTGCTGtcagccccatcctgtctcTTTTTATGCCAAGAAATATCATTTTTTGATTAGGCTTTGTCTTGTTATTAAGAAGAATCATTGCTGGTCTTGGTTTTCTTACCTGTAGCCATTTACCTGGATTGTGCCTGGAGTGCTAATGgggggagaaaagagaaaatcagaaaaagccAGGTAGGAAAACAACTTCTTAAATTGTATTTTGGGTCCTTTGGCTCTACAGACTTTATCTACTACTCTTCTTCAGAGTGGTTTTTTTACTGGGAGGGTGGATCAAGCTGTGATCCCCTGGATCTTCCACAGGCACagtggctggggcagcaggaaaCATTCACTTCCCCCTGCTGAATCTATTCCTAAAATGTTGATGAGCCTTCTGAGAAGATGAGCTCTTGtgtcagtattttttttccctctcctgacAAACACCTGTATTTGCTTACCACCAACTGTATTTGTTATGGGGGAAATTACTTTCTGGAGAAGAGATTTCCTGGtgttaaaaattcctttctttccccttttcaaGAATTGAATTGTAAGCCGGTAATCCAAAATggaattttcatttctctctatAAATCATACACAAAAAGAAGTTTACTCTTGACAGTAAAACAAGTACTCaattagaaaagaaaacctAGCTGGGGTGtgttagattttttaaaaaatattattaataattttttccattctATCCTTAGCACTGAGTGTGCCTCTGAGTATCAGAGCAGAGTATCAGTGATGATCAAGGCTACATTTTAGCTGggcaaaacaaataaatcagTTTTTATCAGTGAGAAGGTGCTGTTTGTGATTTTACTGTGGCATTTTTTACCTCTGTAGGTTCCAGTTCCTCACTGTGGGTCCTAGTCCAGCTAACCTtcatggggttgttttttttttcttttctttctcttacctgggttttatttttttgtttttgaatcTGCACAGGTTAAGGAAAGGGATAAATATCCTCATCTCCACCCCTGGCCGCCTGGTTGATCACATCAGGTCCACGCAGTGCATTCATTTCCGTCGCACTCAGTGGCTGATCATTGATGAGGCAGACAGGTAAACTTCCAAGTGCTCAGGTCTGGAGAATTATTACAATACCCTCTGCATCATAATTCACTAAATATCTTTTTAAATGATGAGAGGGTGTGATTATAATCCATTCATGCTCAGTGGCCTCAGCCAAGCACCAGATGTCTGGGATTAGGATGAAATACCCACTTTGGACAGATTGTTGGACAATTGTTCATTGCAAAGATGTCATGCAGTATTAAGActttctccttcctccagcaCCTTTAACCATCTCTGCTGTTTCTGTAGGATCCTGGACCTGGGCTTTGAGAAGGATGTGGCTG
This genomic stretch from Ammospiza caudacuta isolate bAmmCau1 chromosome 21, bAmmCau1.pri, whole genome shotgun sequence harbors:
- the LOC131567021 gene encoding testis-specific gene A8 protein-like; protein product: MSCPPLCTSLSCSSTAMLRAVLTDTRRTAGSRRTAVSRNPALAAAAAAASSTTASSPSGGSSRPAAAAAAAMLPPPHGPRARAAAEAAGGPGRGCPAAACAPCRPESAGCGVRRALMELPQRRGVMGSRVGSGLGGGSASAAAPPSRDETGGREAAPGS